The Ricinus communis isolate WT05 ecotype wild-type chromosome 8, ASM1957865v1, whole genome shotgun sequence sequence TCAACTGGAAGctagataattaaattatttacacaAGAGtctatgattaaataagtctacttctatttataaacttccattttttacaattactatttttaagattaaaaatttattatatattaaaaaagtaatttattattaaatattatattaaaatataatttaagatgttagtttctagaattaaaattattatctaataacttattagttaatataatattaaaatataattaataaattatttcttagaatagaattagtatcattatttaataagaaaattatttattagttaatataatattaaaatataattaatatactattttttagaattcaagtaagtgtttaattataaatataatttattagtcaataaattaatataaaaatttataaagttacacataattttaaattttatgtatcaaaaataggatacatgtcaaaataagaaTCTTATGACTCAAAAATTAGATACACAttccaaaaaaattttaagtttcagaaattaatatatataattgaaatatggCTTTTTAACACTCTTATAACATGCTAAAAATTAGGCTAGAATTTTGATGGATCAAACCATTAGAATTTAACTTTAGTTAGGTCACAGTCAACTTGTTAGTGGagtaattataaaagtatCTATGAAATACAagcacttttcttttttacttttacattGAATTCTAATTAACACAGTAGGTTAAGAACAAATGCAACTactgataaataatattatttattaatatttgattttatttatttatggatAATGTGATAAATTAggtttatttaaatttttttatagagttaatattttataatttagtgtcAGCATACAACTATCTGAATAGCATTAtctatatttttgtattttaatatatattatttttaaatatatttttgtgataATTCTTGAGtttgaatttgacaaaatatcTTTCAATTGGagaacaaaaaattataattaagtgattaatataaaaaaaagtttagatATCcctatttaaattattacattATGCTTTCAGTAAAGAAATATATTCAGAAAACTGAAAAAGTAGAGAATCAGAAAGTCATGACAAACGAACATTGAGTATCAGTTTTTGAGTTTCTTTATttggaaaatgaaaaataagaagaagaaaaagaactaaCAAAGGTCCGGGTGAGAACCTAGGAACACGAATTTTCTCAATCTAAGTCGTTTCCAAAAACCTGACactcaaaagaaattaagaaacaaTGTTTTTAAAAGAATGACTATCTTGACCGGGGAGATAGTACGGTACTAAGCACATTCACAGACATTAATTCAGCTGAACTATTTGACTGAGCACTGCAGTACCCTTCCCTTGTCCGAGCCATTTCTGTTTTTAGACACTCGCTCAATTCCATCACCACTTGGCTCATACTTGGCCTTTCAGTAGAAGTTGCAGATACACACGCCATTGCCAGTTCTGCAGCTTTCCATGCAGTATTCGTGTCGAAATCTCCACATAATCTTGAATCCACAATGTTCTTGATATCCCCTCTTTCAAGCATTGGTTTAACCCATTGGCTTACATGGGTCTTCTCACTGGTCTGAGAAATCACAGATCGGCTCGTGATGATCTCTAAAAGAACAACTCCAAAACTATACACATCACTTTTCTCAGTTAACCAGTTTCTTACATAGTACCTGTAAGCCAAAACCATTTcgttactttttcttttttctctttcttttgcttaATTTACTTATACAGGCATGAACTTTGGATAATATAAACCAACTGTGCAATTGAAAAACTTCTCTAGCTACGCATATATTTAGACTTGTTTAGTTCAGCAGTTGCCATTAGCTATTGGCGGTCAGCTTTCAGCTGGTAGCAGAATTACATATAGACGAGAACAGAAAGTACTCACTCGGGATCAAGGTATCCAGGAGTGCCAGCAACAATTGTTGACACATGAGTGCCACCTTCAGCTGGAAACATTCTAGAGAGTCCAAAATCAGCTAATTTTGCTTGGAACTTATCatccaataaaatatttgcagTCTTCACGTCCCTGTGTACAATTGGTGGCTTGCAGCCATTATGAAGATACTCCAGTCCTACATtcagatttaaaataaatcaatccccttgaaatgcgatatatagACAAGCTGAAagtttcttgtttcttttttttttttgttttttcctcATAAGCAAAAAatgaatatgatatttaatagAATTGATATTCTTTTTACCTTGTGCTGTCTCAAGGGCTATTTTTAATCTCCCCTCCCAGCTTAAGATGTCTGGATGTTCGCCTGCATTCACAAAAGAATCTAGGTTTATGATACAGTGGTTGCTTTTCAATTTCTGAAAATGGTCAAGGAATGAAAGTTCTTCAGGATTGGGTTCAAAtttcaacaataataattatgctaaaaaataaatagacaaatacataaaagaaCTGGACGGTTCTTTTAGCCATTTCTAAACAAAATGAACCTGAAAGATGCTGTCTTAGGTTCCCATTAGCCATGTATTCATAAATGAGAATCATGTTTCCGCCTTCATCGCAGTATCCGACAAGGGTAGTCAAGTTTTTGTGATGAACCCTCAAAAGAAGTTTGACCTGTAATTGGAAATGACCATCAtccagaaaaaggaagaaatttcaATATATGCATCTAATATACGCTACCCAGCTTAAAGTTAATTTGTTGTATAAAGACTATGCCTTCTAAACCCATATATGTATATACCTCTGCCTCGAACTCTTTGTATCCTTGAACAGAAGAAGTGGAGAGCACCTTTACTGCTACTTCAATATCACCCAAGTAGCCATAATAAACTGTTCCAAATCCTCCTCTACCAAGGACACTCTCAAAATTCTTAGTAAGTTTCAGGACCTCAGAGTAAGTGAATCGTCGGTTTCTCATCTCCCGAGGTTCATATGTTTCCTTGGTATCAGCTTCCTCATTCCTTGCTACTGAAGtttttaatgagtttaatatatatatacttattaattaaataacactgAAACATTAACGCATATATACATATAGCCCTGTCTTAAACATTCACCTTGCTGCTTTCTTCTTCTACAGCAACATATAATTGTCAATGCAGCTACAATGACAAGTAATGCAGCAATGGACGCCACAACTGGAACAACgaagttattattattcttcttcttcttgttattGTTACTGCATGACACTGAGGCACAAAGTTCTGGGTTGCCGCCAAAACTTGAATtgataggaaaagaaaaaagagttcaaaatagaagtaattgTGTTTAGACGAAATAAAAACAATGTAGCAAAATTAGCTATTTTCAAAAAGATAGTTGATATTATGATTACTTCTATGGTTATTTTTCCAGcttagtttaatatttatttcattattgtggataataaaattagttagaTGTCCAAACTATTTGGAATGGGTTTTTATCTATTTtggatttataaaaaaataaaaaaaattgtctatagataattatcttttgtttaGATTAAATTCTCAAGTACCATCTATTATCTAGTtgataattttagttataagtATAACATTTTCTATAAGGCTTTTGATATCTCATAGatattatctattatttagtttgattattttaattataaatatataccatTTCTATAAGACTTTTGATATCTCCTagataaataaacatattttttcacaaattatatctatttttaacccagtaattattaatttatataatttattaagtgtTGAATATGTTTACTCTTTCGCCAACCTGTGCTGGTGAAGAAGTCCAATCCTTTTTAACccactaacttttaatttatataatccaTTCCCACAATTAATCACAGACAAGTTTGACGTTTATTAGAATATACTAACTATCAACTGTGTTTTTCAATACtatatttggttgaaatttataagaaaatttattttacttaagataaaaagatgaaagaaaagtaaaatagaaatgataaagttgaaataaatattttagtattatgaaatatattgacTTAATGTCGTGAAATtcattttgttataatttaatttaactataactaattccatacaaatttaattatataaaattttagattaactCTTACTTCATTCAAagcacataaaatttaatttacaaataaattctataaatatgaatttcaaTTCAACCAAACACAATGTAAgagtttattaaaatttgaaaactaCTTTTAGAAAATCCAATtgaatatagtttttttttttttgaactgataataattatagttcactcaattgaaaatttgaggttattaaaaaatgttaaaaatttaattttcagagTTTTGGTTTAATTTAGTCATAAGTCAACTTGAGGCATAGATGCCattcaaataatatatttaatccaTGTGTACATTCAACCTCAATACTTTGCCATTCTTGTAAATTTAAAACGAAAAAGCCATTGAATGAAAGAATGACTtccattaaataaataaatgtcgGTCAATATAGataatactaaatattttttttatttatttttatttttatttttttaatatgtcatgtaatatttttataagactGCTCCTTGATCTCAAAATATTATAGAGCAgttttataaaagttttaaatattGTATCAATGGATAAGAATTaagacaaataaaaatgataaataaaatttaattcaaaaaaaaaaaagacaaataaaaatgaattatataacATTACTATGGTGAATGTATATAGTGGACTCCCCACAATACTGAACTTGATGCCTAATTATCTTGTCTGATTTTGTGATTTAATTAGCTTttgtaaaatgaaaatgaaaagaaaattagcgTGATGCATATATGTGTTTAGATGAGAATTAAATTCTTGGAAGCCGGACCTTAGCAACAGTAAACCACTTTGAGATCTTTTGAAGAGATCATCTGGAATTATACCTGTGAGCTTGTTTCCTGTCAAGTCTCTGCAAAGGCATATGAAATAGAATTATTCTTTTCCTGAGGATAATTAGtcattatgaaaattaattatgtgcTCACTTTAGTCACCAGTAACTTACAAGACTTTCAAGGATTTTAATTGAGAGAGAAAATCAGGCACAGGTCCCGTTAAACTATTGTTAGATAAGTCCCTGGCATTATAATAAACATTGGAATTTGAATTTCATTTCCATATCAAAATATGCTGAGAATTCATGTTTCCATTCGAGGATAAGAATACTTACAGAGATTCGAGTGATTTCAGATTAGCGAAAACAGGGGGTACGTCCCCTGTCAATCCGCTCGAAGACAAGTCCCTAATTCAACATTTCCTAATACTCGTCATAACAAGgagataaaataattgagaAGTGCCGACTTAAAAGGCATAAACTTACAATGATATGATTACAGGTGATGCACTATTACTGTAATTGCATTTAAGACCTTCCCACACATAATCCTGTGGAGCACATGGATCTCCTTGCCAGTTCCTTGTTATTTTATAGGTTGACTTGAttttaatcatagcataaaCTACCATATTCAAATACATATGTACAAACAGTATTAGTAATTGAACTTCTGCATATTAAATGCTGAAATAGACAAACATCTAAAAGTATAGAGGAAACATACCATCTTCTTGCTTTGTTTCTAACTGTAAGAGTTCAACTATGTAATAAACTTCAACTGCGTTGAGAAGGGGCGGCAGGGTTGAACCTCCAACTTTaaagatttgaaaatcatATGTTCCTCCAGAGATGGCATATCCACTTGAAACAGTAGTTGAATATAAGTAATGAAGAGTAATAGGTCCATACCAGATATCTCCATTCAAAGTGATGTTGAATTCACGAGACTGGTTTGCATCAAGCTTTACAATTTCTGCAAAGTGAAAATAGGCATAAAATTTCAAAGTAGGGTCCTCAGCTGCTATGGTTACTTCCATGGGACTACTGCTGTTTCTTGGTGTTCCTGCACTTCTCATAACAGTTGATGGTAGCTGGTAACTATTACTTTTTCCTAAATCAATGGTCTCTGTGGTACTTATATCTGTCCATTCGACAAAATGAAATGGAGACCAACGACGATCATAGACATCATCTGGATACCTGAAGTATTTTCGatataacatatattaatCAAAGCTAGAATAGTAATTACTAACACAATGGGAAATTCTTGTCTAGATCATGGCCCATTATGGGATTCATATTCACATAAGATATTCCATCATGGACCATGGTCTAGGCAAGAATTTTCTCTAACATATATACTGATTGCTTGGAATTAATTGGAGATACAAAATTTCTCACCTGACTGTCTGATTGGTTATTGAACTAATATCTGCCCGGTCGAACAGCGCCAGCGATCCAGACTCGGAGACATATGTGCCATTCTTCAGAGGCCTTAGTTCCAATGCTGATATGAAGGGTGTTCCGGAATTCGTGTTTACAAGACAGACATGTATGTATTTCCGTTTAGGATGATGTATGATCTCCTTTCTCACAGGAATGGATCCATTGAGAATTTGTACACTGACCCATTTGTTAGGTCCTAAATACAAATCAAAAGAGGGTCTCTGATTCATACCATCATAATTTCCATACATGAAAGTAGCTCTGATCAAATATTCAGTATCTTTGGTAAGTGTGACATTATAGCAATTTCTGCTGCCTTGGGGAAAGCTTCTTACATACCATAGCGGTCGGAAAATGCTATTTGTACTAAACTCAGGAGCTAAGCTCTTACTTATACCAATTTCAATGTATGATGCatctgaaataaaatttagggtGGTTGTTGCATCAGAATAGCTAGTATTTCCTGGCAAACCACAATCAAGGCTAATAAAAcctgagaaagaaagatgagtACAGTATTAGATAGGTAGTTATACAGTGAAATAAAACTATCTGATATGGAAAGATTGGAATTACAGACCTGACTGATCCTGGCAGTGTACCAAAACTATAAGCGCTAAAACAccaaaaaatttagaaaagaacTGGAATAAGATTATCTCCATTCCTGTCTGGATTTACTTCTTGCTTGAATAGCATAGAAGTGAATGGTTCTTGATTACCTTTTTAAACCAATGACCAACTTCGTTTGGCCTCATACTTTATCAAACAATATCCGTAAATCACTCCCAAGAAGTCCACACGATGTAGCATACAAGTTTTGCGTCAAGAATTGAtgcaataatatattaataagattttcagaAATACCAATGATGAACCTAAAGTAGTGTTGGACAACCATTCATTTCTTTCTcgataattttcattttttttaatattgataaaagaGAATTCTAATAGACTTGAATTCTATtgtctatttatgaattaaagcactaatcttttaaaatacttttagatgttttctcttaaaatcTGTTTAAGTTAAAAGATCATTTCTAATTTatgcattaataaaaaataatatatttttcatgtgATCTTAAGGTTGCAACATCATATTGACCTGGTTGAGTAGGACATACTcgtttaagaaaaaattatttcaaaaactCTTAAGAGTTGGGGCAGTAAAACACTTGAATTtctgtatatataaaacatcAGACATTTTAGTCCTTTCATTGTCTCATGTTAGGTTAATACCTTTTTGGGTCAAAAGGGAACGTGTCACTAAATGAGTAGAACCAAAATAATTGATGAATGAAATCTAAAACATCAAAGTATTGTCTTCTACAAAACCTAGATTGTTGCATATAAAAACTTAATGAAAGACATTTTGATCATTTTGCATTTCCTTAACAATCACACAATGGAGTTAAAACTCAAGAATCAAAGGTAgtagtttaaaaaaaatggtaaaacGAGAGataatactttaaattttcAGTTAAAGTgcaattcaaattttaaaatttaaagtagtaaaataattatatttttaaaactaactCGGTCCATCTTTTCATGTAATAGTATTAAAACTAGTTAGTTTTAGATGTATAAAAACTGTTTAACTATTTGCAACTCACGTTTTATGTACGTGagaaaatattacttttatatttcagtggataaaaattataaaaaaaaaaaatatctcattCACTTTAACaatgaaaaatcaatatcattatcattaattaaaaattagtcaACTCCGcagatattatttattttattccttaaCCTTTAGATTTGAgctatttcaaaatttaagagTTTAATTATGCTTTTcgttaaattcaaatatttataaatatgttttgccttttaaaaattacaaggCTCAAATATCATTCGTGTGAAACCTCATTAGGGACTGTTATTTAATTCCAACCAGCAATCACCTGTGTTTAGATTCCAACTTTACATAATGAAGTTgactttttatcaaaataagaaaaggttGACTTACCAACCTTATGCGATGCCAGCCAAGTCAATGAACTATGCAAGTTGACTCTgtcgttttcttttttcttgcctcacttcttatttaattattaaattaaaacaaatgggttgtaataaaaataaattaagactAATGATAAAACTAAGTTATTGCCTTTCTTCCATAAacaagaaaacagaaaaaggaaaactaagtcaTTGCCTGTTGTTAATAAATCAACTCTTTAATGCTAGCTTTTCAGGTCAAAAACTTTTTAAACTactaaaagagaaaatgtgaaggtaattcatatataagaaaattagccttaattactatttaaccTTTGAAATAAGGTCTATAGCACTAATTAGCCCAACTCTTTTAATTacatgaatttcttttttagttttttgattattattttagtatctGTCACAATATAGAGACAATGcagtaaaaaaaaagaactaggataattttttaaattttcaattgaaTCTCAATTaagttcttaaattttaaattggagTAATTAAGCtcctaaattaaataagatgGAACAATTAAGCTTCTCTATgcaattctattattttcgGTGTTAACTATTTTGGTAAAAGGTACAAATAATCCACTAAGCTTTTGACTAAATCTCAATTAAGTCCTTAAACTGTAAAATGAaacaattaagcccttaactaaaaattattatttcaggaaaaaaaaaaagaaaaaaccctTTCAGTTTTCACACCTGGATTTTATCTTaactctttcattttttacaCCTaggttttattttgttgaaataattattttaatttttgtattttcttttagaaatataaaaaatagaatttataatcTAGATGCCTTTATGCTATTGCTTGTTATTTTTTGTGGgtcattatcaataaaaataattatccgTAGTAGGAGTTGCAT is a genomic window containing:
- the LOC8281588 gene encoding LRR receptor-like serine/threonine-protein kinase IOS1; translation: MEIILFQFFSKFFGVLALIVLVHCQDQSGFISLDCGLPGNTSYSDATTTLNFISDASYIEIGISKSLAPEFSTNSIFRPLWYVRSFPQGSRNCYNVTLTKDTEYLIRATFMYGNYDGMNQRPSFDLYLGPNKWVSVQILNGSIPVRKEIIHHPKRKYIHVCLVNTNSGTPFISALELRPLKNGTYVSESGSLALFDRADISSITNQTVRYPDDVYDRRWSPFHFVEWTDISTTETIDLGKSNSYQLPSTVMRSAGTPRNSSSPMEVTIAAEDPTLKFYAYFHFAEIVKLDANQSREFNITLNGDIWYGPITLHYLYSTTVSSGYAISGGTYDFQIFKVGGSTLPPLLNAVEVYYIVELLQLETKQEDVYAMIKIKSTYKITRNWQGDPCAPQDYVWEGLKCNYSNSASPVIISLDLSSSGLTGDVPPVFANLKSLESLDLSNNSLTGPVPDFLSQLKSLKVLDLTGNKLTGIIPDDLFKRSQSGLLLLSFGGNPELCASVSCSNNNKKKKNNNNFVVPVVASIAALLVIVAALTIICCCRRRKQQVARNEEADTKETYEPREMRNRRFTYSEVLKLTKNFESVLGRGGFGTVYYGYLGDIEVAVKVLSTSSVQGYKEFEAEVKLLLRVHHKNLTTLVGYCDEGGNMILIYEYMANGNLRQHLSGEHPDILSWEGRLKIALETAQGLEYLHNGCKPPIVHRDVKTANILLDDKFQAKLADFGLSRMFPAEGGTHVSTIVAGTPGYLDPEYYVRNWLTEKSDVYSFGVVLLEIITSRSVISQTSEKTHVSQWVKPMLERGDIKNIVDSRLCGDFDTNTAWKAAELAMACVSATSTERPSMSQVVMELSECLKTEMARTREGYCSAQSNSSAELMSVNVLSTVLSPRSR